In Sphaeramia orbicularis chromosome 3, fSphaOr1.1, whole genome shotgun sequence, a genomic segment contains:
- the ccnd1 gene encoding G1/S-specific cyclin-D1, whose product MEDQLLCCEVDSIRRAYQDVNLLNDRVLHTMLKAEENYLPSPNYFKCVQKDIVPKMRKIVATWMLEVCEEQKCEEEVFPLAMNYLDRFLSVEATRKTRLQLLGATCMFLASKMKETVPLTAEKLCIYTDNSVQPGELLQMELLVLNKLKWDLASVTPHDFIEHFLSKLKIYPSTKQILRKHAQTFVALCATDVNFIASPPSMVAAGSVVAAVQGLYLKSQDASLSSQNLTNFLSQVIRSDPDCLRSCQEQIESLLESSLRQAQQYSGTTETKRVDEDVDLSCTPTDVRDINI is encoded by the exons ATGGAGGACCAGCTGCTGTGCTGCGAGGTGGACTCCATCAGGAGAGCCTACCAAGACGTCAACCTGCTTAACGACCGAGTCCTACACACCATGCTGAAGGCAGAGGAAAACTACCTACCGTCACCCAACTACTTCAAGTGTGTTCAGAAAGATATTGTGCCCAAAATGAGGAAAATAGTTGCCACCTGGATGTTAGAG GTCTGCGAGGAACAGAAATGTGAGGAGGAGGTTTTTCCGCTGGCTATGAACTATTTGGACAGATTTTTATCAGTGGAGGCCACGAGGAAAACAAGACTACAGCTGCTCGGAGCTACATGTATGTTTCTGGCATCCAAGATGAAGGAGACTGTGCCCTTAACAGCGGAGAAACTCTGTATCTACACCGACAACTCGGTCCAGCCCGGAGAACTGCTG CAAATGGAGCTTCTGGTTCTCAACAAGCTGAAGTGGGACTTGGCTTCAGTCACACCTCATGATTTCATCGAGCACTTCCTGTCCAAGCTGAAGATCTACCCGTCCACCAAGCAGATCCTCAGGAAACATGCCCAGACTTTTGTGGCCCTCTGTGCTACAG atgtcaacttcATCGCCAGTCCTCCGTCCATGGTGGCGGCAGGCAGCGTGGTGGCTGCAGTTCAAGGTCTCTACCTGAAAAGCCAAGACGCTTCTTTATCCTCCCAAAACCTCACCAACTTCCTGTCACAGGTCATCCGCAGTGACCCG GATTGCTTGCGGTCATGCCAGGAGCAGATAGAGTCTCTTTTGGAGTCCAGCCTCCGTCAAGCTCAGCAGTACAGTGGCACGACAGAAACCAAACGCGTGGACGAGGACGTGGACCTGTCCTGCACCCCGACAGACGTCAGAGACATCAACATCTGA